In the Candidatus Delongbacteria bacterium genome, GCCTACATGGTGGCGGCCTGGTGGGACGACCTGAAGCCCGAACCTGCGCACCCCGAGCAAGTCTGGTGGTGGACGAACCACACGGACTCGCTGATCGTGGCCTGGGACGGGGTCTCGCACTTCAACCCCTTCGTCAACGGCGGCCCCGTGCGCGCCCAGGCCATCCTCAAGGCCAACGGCGAAGTGACCATCCAGATCGCCTCCCTGGGTGGCGGCCTGTACCCGGTGAACACGGGCGGCACCTGCGGCGTGCAGGGCGAGGCCGGCGCCGAGGGCTTCAGCTTCTTCCACAACCAGGACGCCAGCGCGCTGCTGCCCTGGAGCGTGCGGATGGAGCCCCCGGCCTGGGTGATCCCGATGGGATCCATGAGCGGCCTGGTGGCCGGCGGCGACTCCAGCTGGGTGAGCCTGCAGTTCACCTCCGTGCCGGGCTTCCCGCTACCCAACGGCACCTATGAGACGGGCCTGCTGTTCACGACCAACGACCTGAGCCACCTGCAGCTCACGCTGCCCGTGTCCATGCAGGTCTCGGGCAACGCCGTCGCGGAGCCCACCCTGCCGGGACGGACGGAGCTCACCGGCGCCTGGCCGAATCCCTTCAATCCCGCCACGCGCCTGGCCTTCACCCTGGCCCACGCGGGCCGCGCCCGCCTCAGCCTCTACAACGTGCTGGGACAGGAAGTGGCCACGCTGGTGGACGGCGCCCTGGGCGCCGGCACGCACCAAGTCAGCTGGGACGCCTCGGGTCTGGCCTCCGGCCTCTACCTGGCCGTGTTGCAGGCGGACGGCGTGCGTGACGAGCAGAAGTTGATGCTGCTGAAGTAGCCGGTCCGCGACCGCGCTGCCGACTCTGCCAGGGCCGCCGGATCTCCGGCGGCCCTTTTCCGTTCCCGACTTGCACGGAGCTTTGATAAACGGGACATTTGAGCGTCACCACACCTAACCAGCAACGGGAGACCCATGAAACACATGCGCAGCTTCTTTCCCCTGTCCCTGCTCGGCGTCTTGCTGGCAGGTTCCTTGTTCACCGGCTGCTTCGAGAGCGACGACGACGACGACGGCGGCGGCAACCCGGCCCTGACCGGCGTCTGGCGCCACAACGTCGTGGAGAACAACCAGACCATCGAACAGGAGACGGTGGAGCTGGTGAGCGACGGCAACATGATCAACGTGCTGGCCGACTACACGCTGGAGCAGTGCCTGAGTTTCGAGGGCACCTGGACGGCGGACGAGGACAGCATCCGGACCACCGTCGAAACCCCCCTCGGCCCCTACTCCACCAGCGTGGCCTTCGAGCTGAGCGGCAACACGCTGACGATCCACGACGAGGACGGCGAGACCATGGTCTACTCGCGACTGACCACCATGGTGGACTGCAGCGACTATGAGTTCGGCTCCTCCGGCCAGTGGACGGGGAGCTTCGGCGCCCTGGTGAACGGCGCGTCGATGGACTTCGGCAACAACGTCTACGTGGAGTTCGAGGACGGCATGCTGGGCTTCGGCGGCCTGTTCGGGACCGCCAACATGGCCTTCGTGCTGGACGGCCAGGCGGTGGGCACCTACACCGAGGAGAACGCCGCGGCCACCTACGTGCCCAACGTGGCCGACTACATGAACGCCTTCGTGTCCTCCGAGCTGACCCTGCAGCTGACCACGTCCACGGCGACGCACATCGCCGGCACCTTCTCCTACCAGGCGGCCAACATCAGCGCCCCGGCGGAGACCGTGACCGTCACCGGCCAGTTCGACCTGACGCTCGAGTAGCGAACCCGCATCCGTGAAGAAAAGGGGGCTGCCGCTGGCAGCCCCCTTTTTGTGAGGGACCGGGCCGGGTCGTTTCAGACGTCCTTGGCGTGGGTCCCGTCGCAGAAGGGGAAGTTCCCGCTCTTGCGGCAGCCGCAGACCACGGCGGCGCCGGCGCGCTCGCAGGTGTGGATGAGCGGCCGCTGTTCGCTGCCCTTGTGGGCGCCGTCGCAGAAGGGCAGGGCCTGGCTGCGCCCGCAGGTGCAGAAGGCGTAGTTTTTCTCTTCCAATTCCATCCGGATGGGTCCGTGGTGGTTCATCGCTTCGTCCTTTCAGGTTGTGATCAATAGCTCTGGCGATAGCGCAGCAGGATGCGCGGATCCCCCTTCAGCGCGCCCTCGGTGCGCAGGGGATCGAAGACCAGCTCGCCCGACAGGTTCAAGTGGCGGCTGACCTCGTAGTCCAGGTTCATGCGCTGGAAGATCCGCACCAGCGTGCGGCCCTCCACCGGCGTGGAGGCCACCAGCTGGCCGGTCCAGGAGGCAAAGGTGCGGTTTCCCAGCGCCTTGCCCAGGGTGACGCGCGTGCCCTGCAGGTAGTCCAGGTAGGACTGGCTGGCCTGCTCCTGACGGGTCTGGGAGGCCAGCAGTTCTTCCACCGTGTTGCGCAGGACGGGCAGGAAGATCCGCACCTCGTCCAGGCGCAGCTGGCGGCGCAGGCGGCTCTCGATGGGCCGCAGGGGAATCTCCCAGAAGCCCGCCACCACGTCGGGCAGCATGGTCTCGATGGCCCCGCCCGGATCGTAGGGGTTCAGGCCCATCTCCACCAGCAGCTCCTCCTGGCCGCGCTCCAGCAGGTCCTGGTTGGAGTTCAGGTCGTCCACCAGCTCCACGCGGATCTCGTCCCAACGCCCGCGCAGCTGCCGGTTGCCCAGCTCGTCGTCGGTGCGGAACTGCAGCCAGATCTGGCGGGCGTCCTCGCCGAACAGGCCCTGCAGGCCGGGATCCGTCTCCCGGGCCAGCACGGTGTGCCGGGCCCGGCCCCAGACCACGGGCAGCAGGGTGGAAGCGTCGAAACTCAGGCCGGCCTCCTCCACGTCGAACTCCTTGTCCAGGAAGATCACGCTGCCGCGCGTGCAGGTCACGTCCCCCAGCACGCGGAAGCTCTCGTCCTCGATCTGCCCGCTGAACAGTACGGGGGTGGGCGTGGGGTCCAGGTAGACGTCCACGGTGATCCGGTCCAGGTAGCCGGCGAAGCGCTCGACCACGCGCCGGTCATCGAAGCCCTGCACCTTGCAGAAGTAGTTCACGTGGCGGCCGGCCTCCAGGGCCACGTCCCATTCCATCCGGTTGAGGAAGCCGATGATCGCGTCCAGCAGCGGCGTGCGCGGGCCCTCGCCCTTGATGAATGGGAAGGTGAACTCGGCGTTGTCCACGAAGGCGCGGCCCGTCAGCACCGGCCGCTCCAGCGGGCCCGCCAGGCAGAAGAGCTGGCCCGGCCGCGAGCCCGCCAGCGCCACGGCGCCGCTCCAGTCCGGCTCCATCAGCCCCGGGATGGTCAGTTCCACCGGAGCCCGCCCGCCGCGCCGATCCAGGGTCTGCAGGGTGAGGATGCCGCAGTCCAGTCCCGGGCGCTCGAAGACCCAGGGTTCCAGTTCGCCCTCGGGACCCTCGGCCTCCCAGGTGTTGCCCACCAAGAGGCGCGTGTCACCCAGCCGGGCCTCGCACTGTTCGATGCCCAGCCGGCCGGCCTGGATGCCCAGCTGCAGGTTGAGGTCGCGCACCTTCTTGGCCACGGAGGCCAGGTCCAGGCTGCCGCCCAGCAGGGTCAGCCTGCCTTCGCGCAGCTGCGGATCCAGCAACGTGCCACCCACCTGGACCCGCAGTTCGCCCTGCCCGCTGGCGCTGCGGAAGAACGTGGAGGGCCGGCCCGCCCGCGTGATGGTCAGCGGATGGAGGAAGTCCCCGGCCGCCTGAACGTCCAGCTCCAAATCCCCGGCGCGGAAGGGCACGGTGCCGCGGGCCTCCAAGCGCAGGGGGAACGGCCCGCCGCGCACCAGCACCAAGCTGTCCAGGCTGAGGGCGCCGGCCTGGCTGGAGGGCCCCAGCCGCAGGTCCAATCGCTCGAAGACCAGACCGCCCCAGCGCGGGCGCTGCACGTTCAGCCAGGCCACCAGGCCCGGACCCCCGCTGCGCAGGTCCGCGCGCAGGGATCCGCCCAGCCGCCCCTCCAGCAGGGGCCGCTGGCCGGGGGCCGTATCCGCCAGTTCCGCGAGGTCGCGCTCCAGCAGATCCAGCTGCAGGGCGCGCGGCCCCTCCTTCAGCGACCAGATCCCCTCCAGCGCGGCCCAATCCAGGCCGTCCACATTCAGGCGGCCGCGCTCCACCCGGGCCTGGCTGCGGTCCAGGCTGAGGTCCGCGCGCAGACGGGTCTGACGGCCCAGCAGGCGCTGGCGCCACTCCAGTCCGCCGCGCAGTCCCAGGCTGTCCAGCGTGCCCTCACCGGCGGCCATCAGGCTCAGGTTGCCCAGGGTCAGAGGCGCCGGGTCCTCCACCAGCAGGTCCCAGTAGGGCTGCAGGGGCAGGTCGTCCGCCGTCAGCTCCACCAGGGAGCGGCGCGAGTCCAGGTCCAGCCAGCCGCTGGCCTCCAGGCCCTCGAGCTGCAGATGACCCAGCTCCAGCCGCCGGCCGCGCAGCGAGGCCTCCACCTGACCCTCCAGGCGGCAGTTGCGCCAGCCCTCCAGCACCAGCCCGGCGCTCAAGGCCCGCAGGCTGTCGGACCAGGCCAGGTGCCCATCCACCAGGGCCCGCCGGCCGCCCCAGGACAGCTCGGCCTCGGCCTCGGTCTCCAGGCCCCGGCCCTGCAGGCGCAACACGCCGGACAGCGCGTCCAGCGTGGAGGATTCGCGCAGGCCCAGCAGCGGGGCCAGGTCGCGGGCCAGACCCTCCAGCGTCAGGGTCCAGTCGAGGGTCTCGCCGTTCACCAGCTCCAGCAGGCCCAGCTGCCGGCTGGAGGGCAGGCGCAGGCTGAGCGTGCCCTCGGGCGGATGACCGTCCAGCAGCTGACCGGGCAGCGCGCCGCCCGCCAGGCCCAGCAGCTCGCGCCGTGGATCCAGCAGCCGGCCGTTCACGTCCAGCCGGCCCAGCCGCCAACCGGCGCCGCGGCGCTCCGTCTCCACCCGCAGGTCCAGCTCCAGGCGCGTGCTGTCCACCAGCAGACCCTGGAGTCCGGGCAGGCGGGCCAGCTCGGCCAGCAGGCGCGTGTCCAGCCGCAGGTCGGGCCGGCCCGGCAGCCCGCGGACTTCGCCCGTGGCGCTGGCGGACACGCCCGCCCGGGGCTGCCAGTCCAGCCTGCGGATGCCCAGCACGCCGTCGCGCCAGCTGCCGGTCGCGCGGGCCTCGCCCCAATCCCGGCCGTCCAGCTGCAACCCGCGCAGCGCCGCGAGCACGTCCAGCCGCGGGCCCTGCCGCCAGACCCCGTCCACCTGCAGGTCAAGCCGGCCCGCCAGCCGTTCCCACTCCCATCCTTTGAGCGGCGGCAGCCCGCGGCACTGGGCGCCCAGGTCCAGGTCCGCAGCCCGCAGCCAGGCCGTGGCGCCTTCCAGCCGCCAGGGCAGCGCGCCGCCGAACTCCAGCTGCTCGCCGCGCCGCTCCAGGCGGCCGCGCTCCACGCGCACGCTGTCGAGGCCCAGCTCCAGCTCCAGCGACCCGTGCCAGGGATCCTGCAGCTCGCCCAGCCGGGCGTCGCTCAGGGCCAGGCGTCCCTGCCCGGCCAGCGAGTCCAGCTTTCCGGCCTGCAGGCGCCCGCCCAGGGTCAGCGAGCTCCAGGCCTGGACCGTGCGCAGCCCGGGCCACCAGTCGGGCTTCTCCAGCCGCTTGCCCAGGCTGTCCACCCGGACGTGGAAGCGCCCGTCCAGGGTCGCCGGGTCGAAACGCAGATCGGCCCGGAAGGCCTGGCGCCGGTCCCCCAGCAGCTGGCTGCGCAGCAGTACTTCCAACCCGGCGTCCAGCGGCAGGGCCACGCCCTCCAGCCGGTCCAGCAGCAGAGTGCGTGTGCCCGCGCCGTCCACCCAGACCAGGGTGCCGCCGCGCAGGCGGATCTCCGGTGTCTCCCGCAGGGCCGGGGCCAGCCGGCGCAGCCACTCCTCCAGCGTGGGCGTGGGCGCCGCGCTCTGGCGCTTGGTGAACAGGCTGCGGTCCGCCACCAGCCGGAAGTCCTGCAGTTCCACCCAGTCCACGGCGGAGAGCGCGCTGCCCGGATGGAACAGCCAATCCAGCGGCGTCAGCCGCAGGCGGACCTGGCGACTCTCCAGGCGCAGACCTCCGCCCGGGCGCGTGAAGCCCAGGCCGCGCAGGTCCAGGCCCAGCCAGGCAGGCCGCACGGCCGCCAGCTGGACGCGCTCCAGTCCCTGGCGGGCCAGCAGATGCAGCACCTGCAGGCGGAGATTCTCCTCCAGGCCCAGCAGGCGCCAGGCCGCCAGGAAACCCATCAGGAACAGGGCGGGGATCAGCAGCAGCGCCAGGATCCAGCGCCGGGGCCTCATGGATGCAGCTGTTCGGAGGTTTTGCCGTAGCGGCGCTCGCGACACGCAAAGGCGTCGAAGGCCTTGAGCAGCTCCGGGCGCCGGAACTCGGGCCAGAGCTTGTCGGAGATGTAGAACTCGGTGTAGGCCAGCTGCCAGAGCATGAAGTTCGAGAGGCGGTGCTCGCCGCCCGTGCGGATCAGCAAGTCGGGGTCGGGCAGGTCGCCAGTGAAGAGCCGGCGGGAGAGGCCGGCCTCGTCCACGGAGGGCGCGCCCTCCTTCAGCAGCTGATTGACGGCGTGGAGGATCTCCTGCCGCGAGCCGTAGGAAAGCGCCAGGTTGAGCACCAGACCCGTGTTCTCCCGCGTGCGCTCCATGGCCTTGAGCATGCCCTGGCGGGCCCGCACGGGCAGATCCTCGAGGAAGCCCATGGTCCGCACGCGCACGTTGCTGGCGTGCAGGCGCTCCACCTCGGCGGCGATGGTGCGCATGAGCAGGGACATCAGCGCGCGCACCTCCGCCGGCGGGCGCTGCCAGTTCTCGGCGCTGAAGGTGTAGAGGGTGAGCACCTCCACGCCCAGCTCGCCGCAGGCCTCCACGATCTCGCGCACGGAGTGGATGCCTTCGTGGTGGCCGGCCACGCGGGGCATGCCGCGCTGCCGGGCCCAGCGCCCGTTGCCGTCCATGATGACGGCCACGTGGCGGGGAATCCGTCGTTCTTCACTGGAGGCGGGCTGCCGGCGGCCGGCGCGAAGCATCATCGCGATCCCCACTCCCACCTGCGCCGCGCGCGGTCCGGCGCAAGAGAGCAGCCCCGGCCGGGTGGCCGGGGCCGCACGATTCGTGACCGGGCCTACTGGCCCTTGTTCATCAGGTCCTTGCCCTTGGCGATGTTCTCCTTGGTGCCCGTGCGCACCAGGGCCACGCCCAGGTTGAACATCAGCTGCTTGTTGTCCGGCTGGAGGTCCAGGCATTTCTGGAAGCAGCTGGCGGCCTTGGCCGCATCCTGCTTCTCATCGGGCAGGTCTTGGAAGTAGAGCACGGCCATGGAGTAGTAGGAGTCGAACAGCAGGGCCGGCTCCACGCCGCTCAGGGCCTCGATGCGTCCGAAGGTGGCCAGCGCCTTCTCGGGCTCGCCCATGTCGCGGTAGAGCAGGCCCAGGTTGTAGACCAGCATGGGGTCGGTGGGATTGAGTTCGATGGCCTTGTTGAGGAAGCCCGTGGCCTCGGCCATCAACTTCTTGCCCTCGTCGTTCTTGAGCGCCAGACCCTGCTGGATGCGCACCTTGCCCGCGTAGTTGAGCAGTTCGGGGTGGGTGGGGTGCCTCTCCAGCGCGCGGTCCACGGCGCTGCGGCTCTGCGCGAAGTCGCGCAGGTTGTAATACAACTGGACCTGGGTCAGGGCGTAGTCGGCCGAGTCCGGCGCGGCCGCCACCAGGGCCGTATAGGTCTTGGCGGCTTCCTGCAGCACGGGAGTCCCGGCGCTGCCCGAGTAGAGCGAGTTGTACTCCTGAATGTAGAGGTCGCCCTTGCGCTTGAGGAAGTCCAGCCGGTTGGGCAGGATCAGCAGGGCGCTGTCCATGCGGTCGCGGGCCTGCTTGAAGTGCTCGCGGGTGGCGGCGCTGTCGCCCAGGGCCAGCGTGGAGTCCGCCGACTTGACCTGGGCCACGTGGCCGTTCCAGAGACCCTTCCAGAGCTGCTCGATGATCCGCTCGGCGTCCTGCTGGTATTTCTCCAGATCCTTGGGCTTGTCCTGGCAGGTGGCGAAGCCCAGGTGGGCCTTGTTCATCCCGACCCAGTCCTGCTTGGCGGCGTAGAGTTCCACCAGCCGCGCGTAGACCTGGGCCTCGCGCGTGTCCTTCTGGGCCGCCTTCTCGTACCACTCCAGGGCCTGGACCTTGTCGCCCTGGCCGTAGTAAGTGTTGGCGCTGCGCAGCTCCATGGACTTGCCGGCCAATGCCGAGGTATTGAGCAGCAGGACGGCCAACAGGGTCCAGGCTCCACGCGCCAGATTACGCTTCATCTTGTACTCCTTGCACGGTGCGAGTTCAGATCGCGGGCTCCGCAAGCGCCTTCCGGATCGCACCCGGAAAGGGCGCACCCAGCAGGCCCCGTTCGGTGACAATATCTTGAATCAGTTCCGCGGGCACCACATCGAAGGCCGGGTTCCAGGCCGCCGTCCCGGCGGGCGCCCAGCGCAGCGGGCCGTAGCCCAGCAGTTCCGTCGCATCACGCTCCTCGATGGGAATCGCCCCGCCGTCCGGGCACTGCCCGTCGATGGTGGAGAGGGGCGCCACCACATGGAACGGCACCCCGTGGGCCCTGGCCACCAGGGCCAGGCCGTAGCTGCCGATCTTGTTGGCCGTGTCGCCGTTCAGGGCGATGCGGTCGGCCCCGACGAACACGCCGTCCACGCCCAGCCGCTGCATGGCGAAGGCCGCCATGGAATCGGTGATCAGGCGCACGCGGATGCCCGCCTGCTGCAATTCCAGCGTGGTCAGCCGGGCCCCCTGCAGCAGCGGCCGGGTCTCGTCCACCAGCACCTCGAAGTCCAGCCCGCGCCGGTGGCCCTCCAGGAAGACCCCCAGGGCCGTGCCCACGCCGCTGGTGGCCAGCGGGCCGGCGTTGCAGTGCGTCAGATAGCGGCCGCCCGCGCGCAGCAGGTCGGCGCCCGCGGCGCTCATGGCCCGCCCGGCGGCGCGATCCGCCTCGTGCAGGCGGGCCGCCGTGACACAAGCCTCCGCGGCCCAGCGGCCGGGTTCCAGGTCGGCCAGGGCAGCCAGCACCTGCTCCACGCCCCAGGCCAGGTTGACTGCGGTGGGCCGAGCCCGGGCCAGTTCCAGAGCCAGGCCGCGCACACGTTCGGGATAGCGGGGATCCAGCGGGGAGCCGGCCTCCCGGCAGGCCAGGGCGGTGCCCCAGGCACCGGCCAGCCCCAGGGCGGGAGCGCCGCGCAGCCTGAGCGTCGCGATGGCCTCCCGCAGGTCGGCCACGCGCGCCAGGCGCAGGGTCAGGCTGTGGTCGGGCAGCTGCGTCTGATCGATGATCTCCAGCGCGCCGTCCACCCAGGTCAGAGGTTCCATTACTCCAGCGTGAATTCGGTCAGGGCGGCGAACTCGCGCAACCGGGTTTCCAGTTCCCCGGGCGTGACGCTGAGCAGGCGCCCCAGGGAGAAATCCTCCACGCTGAAACTGGCCAGGGCCGAGCCGCGGATCACGGCGCGCCGCAGCGTGCCCTCGTCCACCCGGCCCTCGGCGGCCAGCGAGCCCACGAATCCGCCGGCGAAGGTGTCGCCCGCCCCGGTGGGATCCACCACCCGCTCCAGGGGCAGGGCCGGCGCGGCGAACAGGCTGCCCGGGCCGACCATCAGCGCGCCGTGCTCGCCCTTCTTCACCACCACCGTGCGCGGCCCCATGCCCAGCAGGGCCCGGGCGGCGGCCAACAGGTGGCGCTGGCCCGTGATCTGGCGGGCCTCCTCGTCGTTGACGATGAGGATGTGGGTGCGGGCGATGACGCGCTTCAGGTCCGCCAGGGCCGTGTCGATCCAGAGGTTCATGGTGTCGGTGACCACCAGCAGCGGGCTCTCCATCTGGTCCAGCACGTCGAGCTGCAGGCTGGGCTGGATGTTGGCCAAAAAGAGCACGGGCCGGCGCCGGGCCTGCTCCGGGATGTGGGGCTGGAAGGCCTGGAAGACGCCCAGTTCCGTGAACAGCGTATCACGGCCCATCATGTCGGCGTGGTAGCGCCCGCCCCAGCGGAAGGTGCGCCCGCCGGGCACGATCTCCAGACCGTCCAGGGAAACTCCCAGCCGGCGCAGGGGATCGAGTTGCTCCAGGGGGAAGTCCTCGCCCACCACGCCCACCACCTGCACGGGCGCATAACGGGAGGCCGCGGCGGAGAAGTAGAACGCGCTGCCGCCCAGGGCGTCCTCCACCTTGCCGTGGGCCGTCTCCACCGTGTCCAGGGCCGTGGAGCCCACCACCAGGATCTCTTGTGCCATCTGCGCTCCTCATGCAGGCCGGCCGCACGGGCGGCCGGAATGTGTCACGGACTGGCTGGTTGGATGTCCGGCTCAGCCCTTGGCGGCGGCTTTGGACAGCTTACGGGCGGCCGTGCGGGCGGCGGCGGCGGCGCGGCGCACCTCCAACTCCTCGCGGGCGTCCTTCAGGGTGCCGGCCTTGCCCGTCTGCTCGTCCAGCTCCAGGCGCAGGGCGTCGCACCAGAGCCGCTCCAGGTTGTACAGCTTGCGCTTGGCGGGCTGGAAACTGTGGAAGATCACGTTGACGAAGTCCACGACCATCCACTCGTCGGAGTCACGCTCGGAGACGTAGGCCTTCTCGCCCAGCTTGCGCGCCTCGTCCATGACGAAGTCGGTGATGGCGCGGACGTGCATGCCCACGCTGCCCGTGCAGATGACGAAGAAATCCGTCGTGTCCGTCAATCCGCGCAGGTCCAGGATCACCACGTCCTCGGCCTTCTTGGCCCAGGCCAGTCGCGCGATCCGCCGGGCCAGATGAATGCCCTGCATGACTCCCCCTCCTTCAGCGAGTGCCCATGATGGGCAACTTGTGATAATCCGCTCCCAGGATGAGCGTCACGTCCACATCCACCAGCATGGGATCCTCGGCGTAGCTGATGCGGGCCGAGGACAAGCCCAGGTCCTGCGCCAGTCGCAGGGAGGGCGCCGGGTCCTGCACGCGGCTGATGATGCGGGTCTTGTCCAGGTCACTGTTGGCGTTGCCCGTCTCCCGCACGTCGTAGCGCAGGCGGCGCAGGCCGTCGGCCGCCTTGGCGGCCATCAGACGCACGCCCGAGCCGTTCTGCACCTGCAGGCGGATGGTGGAGCGGGCGCTCTCCGGCGCGGGCTGGTTGGCCGGTTTGGCGGGCTCGCGGGCCGCAGTCTCCTCGCGAGGCGGCGGACTCTGCGCCTGCAGCGTGTCCACGGGCGCCGGGCGCGACGCAGCCACGGGTTCGGGTTCGACGGGTTCCTGCCAGCCCTCGTCCACCTGCTCGGCCGGCGGTTTCTCGCCGCGGCCCAGCCAGCCGTTCAGTCCCTCGCTCAAGTCCTCCGCAGGCAGGCGGTTCCAGAAGTGGAACAGCAAGGCCAGGTTGGCCAGGGAGACCGCCAGGGCCGACCAAGCCGCCAGCGCGGTCCAGAAGCCGCCGCCGGAGCCGGAGGGCCCGCCGGATGATGGGGGTGCGGTGCGACGAATGGACATGGCCTCAGGTGTGCTTGGAGTGGTTCATGGATGGCTCCAGCCGTCCAGGGGCGAGGCCCAGGCACCCGGCCAGGAGCGGCTGGTCGCCGGTCCGCGGGAGGCGGCCAGGCGCATTTCGAAGTCCGCGTTGGGACGCCAGACGAACTCGGCGCCGCCCACCAGGCCCTGTCCGGTCATGCCGGGCACGACGGAGTTGTGGAAGACGCTGTTCACGCCCAATTGCAGGCGCATGTCCAGGGTGGAACTCAGCCGGTAGTCGAGCTGGTTCAGGTACAGGCCTGTGCCCACGGACCCGCCGCCGCCACTGGCAAAACCCATGGAGACCGACTGGCTCAGGTGCATGCGGGCCGGATCCAGCAGGGGGCCCTGCAGGTTCAGGCCGGCCATGGGCTGCATGACGAGGCCCGCCAGGGGCTGAACGTCGGCCCGGTCCTTGAACTGGGCCTGGGCGGAGATCACCAACAGCAGAATCGACAGGATTCCTGCGAGGCTGCGGACGGTCATCTTGTCTCCCTTCCCATTGACTGGATTCATGATAGCGCTTTTTCCGCGTTCGCGCCCCGCCGCCGGGCCAGTTCCCGCTCCACCTGCTCCAGCTGCTCCACGGTGTTGATGCCCTGGATCTCGGCCGGATCGTCGGTGGGCAGGGCGGCGACGGGCAGTCCGTCTTCCACCAGAAAACGAATCACATCGGTCAGATACAATTCGCCCTGGGCGTTGTCCGGACGAAGCCGGTCGATGCAGCCGAACAGCCGCTCCACGTCGAACAGGTAAATGCCGGAATTGATCTCGCGCACGGCGCGCTCGGCTTCGCTGGCATCCTTGTGCTCGACGATGCGGGCCACCCGCCCCGCGGCGTCGCGGATCACCCGGCCGTAGCCGGTGGGGTCGTCGAAGAGCGCGGTGAGCACGGTGGCGGCGTGCCCGCCCTGGCTGTGGACGTCGCGCAGGGCCGCGAGGGTCCGGCCCCCCAGCAGCGGCACGTCGCCCGAGAGCACCAGCACGTCGCCCGTCCGCCCCTCCATGGCCGCGCGGCACATCTGCACCGCGTGCCCCGTGCCCTTCTGCTCGGCCTGGACGGCGAAACTCACGCCGCGGCCGCCCACGGCCATCATCACGGCCTCCCGCTGATGCCCCACCACCACCACCTGGTGCCGGGCGCCCACGGCGTCCGCCTGATCCAGCACCCAGTCGATGAGCGGGCGCCCCAGGCAGGGGTGCAGAACCTTGGCCAGGTCCGATTTCATTCGCGTGCCCTTGCCGGCGGCCAGCACGATGACGGAGAGCTCCCGGGTCACGATGTCCTCCTTGGATTCCGGCCGCTGGAACACGCCTCACATGGACGACCACGGCCCCGTTCAATTCCCTCAGGCCGGGCGAGGTTCCCCCCAGCGCGGCCGCATGTTGTCGATCAGGCGCGTGGCGCCCACCCGGGCCGCCGTCAACACGACCAGTTCCTGGCCGGGTGCCAGGGACACGGCCGGGCCGGTGGCCCACTCAGGCCTGGCGGGCGTGCCAGCCAGGGAGTCCAGCGTGGCCCAGTCCGCCACGTGCAGGTAGTCCAGTTCCACGCCGGGCTCCGCCTCCAGCACCCGTCGCATGGAGTCCAGGGCCGCGGCCGGCGCGGCGCCCGCCTCGAGGAGCCGGCAGCCCGCGTGCAGGGCGCGCTGCAGGGCCAGGGCGCTCACGCGCTCCGCCTCCGACAGGTAGACGTTGCGGCTGCTAAGGGCCAGGCCGTCGGGCTCGCGCACGGTGGCGCCCTCGAGGATCTCGAGCTCCAGGTCCAGGTCGCGCGCCATCCGGCGGATCAGCCAGAGTTGCTGGGCGTCCTTGGCGCCGAAGGCCGCCACGCGGCAGCGGGTCCAGAGGAAGAGCCGCAGGACGATGCTCAGCACGCCCTGGAAGTGGCCGGGCCGCGAGGCGCCGCAGTAGCGCTCGGCCACCGCGCCCGGGGTCACCCAGGTGGCGTAGTCGGGGGGATAGACCTCCCCGGGCTGGGGCGCCAGCACGCCGTCCACGCCCTCGGCGCGGCAGAGGGCCAGGTCGCGCTCCAGGTCGCGCGGATAGCGCGCCAGGTCCTCTCGCGGCCCGAACTGGGCC is a window encoding:
- the rsfS gene encoding ribosome silencing factor, with product MQGIHLARRIARLAWAKKAEDVVILDLRGLTDTTDFFVICTGSVGMHVRAITDFVMDEARKLGEKAYVSERDSDEWMVVDFVNVIFHSFQPAKRKLYNLERLWCDALRLELDEQTGKAGTLKDAREELEVRRAAAAARTAARKLSKAAAKG
- a CDS encoding tetratricopeptide repeat protein → MKRNLARGAWTLLAVLLLNTSALAGKSMELRSANTYYGQGDKVQALEWYEKAAQKDTREAQVYARLVELYAAKQDWVGMNKAHLGFATCQDKPKDLEKYQQDAERIIEQLWKGLWNGHVAQVKSADSTLALGDSAATREHFKQARDRMDSALLILPNRLDFLKRKGDLYIQEYNSLYSGSAGTPVLQEAAKTYTALVAAAPDSADYALTQVQLYYNLRDFAQSRSAVDRALERHPTHPELLNYAGKVRIQQGLALKNDEGKKLMAEATGFLNKAIELNPTDPMLVYNLGLLYRDMGEPEKALATFGRIEALSGVEPALLFDSYYSMAVLYFQDLPDEKQDAAKAASCFQKCLDLQPDNKQLMFNLGVALVRTGTKENIAKGKDLMNKGQ
- the mtnA gene encoding S-methyl-5-thioribose-1-phosphate isomerase, whose product is MEPLTWVDGALEIIDQTQLPDHSLTLRLARVADLREAIATLRLRGAPALGLAGAWGTALACREAGSPLDPRYPERVRGLALELARARPTAVNLAWGVEQVLAALADLEPGRWAAEACVTAARLHEADRAAGRAMSAAGADLLRAGGRYLTHCNAGPLATSGVGTALGVFLEGHRRGLDFEVLVDETRPLLQGARLTTLELQQAGIRVRLITDSMAAFAMQRLGVDGVFVGADRIALNGDTANKIGSYGLALVARAHGVPFHVVAPLSTIDGQCPDGGAIPIEERDATELLGYGPLRWAPAGTAAWNPAFDVVPAELIQDIVTERGLLGAPFPGAIRKALAEPAI
- a CDS encoding LytR C-terminal domain-containing protein, translating into MSIRRTAPPSSGGPSGSGGGFWTALAAWSALAVSLANLALLFHFWNRLPAEDLSEGLNGWLGRGEKPPAEQVDEGWQEPVEPEPVAASRPAPVDTLQAQSPPPREETAAREPAKPANQPAPESARSTIRLQVQNGSGVRLMAAKAADGLRRLRYDVRETGNANSDLDKTRIISRVQDPAPSLRLAQDLGLSSARISYAEDPMLVDVDVTLILGADYHKLPIMGTR
- a CDS encoding PfkB family carbohydrate kinase; amino-acid sequence: MAQEILVVGSTALDTVETAHGKVEDALGGSAFYFSAAASRYAPVQVVGVVGEDFPLEQLDPLRRLGVSLDGLEIVPGGRTFRWGGRYHADMMGRDTLFTELGVFQAFQPHIPEQARRRPVLFLANIQPSLQLDVLDQMESPLLVVTDTMNLWIDTALADLKRVIARTHILIVNDEEARQITGQRHLLAAARALLGMGPRTVVVKKGEHGALMVGPGSLFAAPALPLERVVDPTGAGDTFAGGFVGSLAAEGRVDEGTLRRAVIRGSALASFSVEDFSLGRLLSVTPGELETRLREFAALTEFTLE
- a CDS encoding NTP transferase domain-containing protein, with translation MTRELSVIVLAAGKGTRMKSDLAKVLHPCLGRPLIDWVLDQADAVGARHQVVVVGHQREAVMMAVGGRGVSFAVQAEQKGTGHAVQMCRAAMEGRTGDVLVLSGDVPLLGGRTLAALRDVHSQGGHAATVLTALFDDPTGYGRVIRDAAGRVARIVEHKDASEAERAVREINSGIYLFDVERLFGCIDRLRPDNAQGELYLTDVIRFLVEDGLPVAALPTDDPAEIQGINTVEQLEQVERELARRRGANAEKALS
- a CDS encoding isoprenyl transferase encodes the protein MMLRAGRRQPASSEERRIPRHVAVIMDGNGRWARQRGMPRVAGHHEGIHSVREIVEACGELGVEVLTLYTFSAENWQRPPAEVRALMSLLMRTIAAEVERLHASNVRVRTMGFLEDLPVRARQGMLKAMERTRENTGLVLNLALSYGSRQEILHAVNQLLKEGAPSVDEAGLSRRLFTGDLPDPDLLIRTGGEHRLSNFMLWQLAYTEFYISDKLWPEFRRPELLKAFDAFACRERRYGKTSEQLHP
- a CDS encoding CDGSH iron-sulfur domain-containing protein gives rise to the protein MNHHGPIRMELEEKNYAFCTCGRSQALPFCDGAHKGSEQRPLIHTCERAGAAVVCGCRKSGNFPFCDGTHAKDV